One window of the Nitrospirota bacterium genome contains the following:
- a CDS encoding methyl-accepting chemotaxis protein produces the protein SQVAQNSGKAATLAQETVQTAKNGGSVVADTISGMQHLSEAVSNSATIIAELGKSSDQIGEIVRVIEDIADQTNLLALNAAIEAARAGEQGRGFAVVADEVRKLAERTTKATKEIGDMIRQIQHDTRGAVDSMQQGTQKVSGGVELVNKTGEALTRIVQMVSESADMIRQIAVASEEQSVATQQIANDIENVAKVTKESASGANESAKASHDLSQLAVELQGIVGSFKV, from the coding sequence AGCCAGGTCGCACAGAATTCCGGTAAGGCGGCGACGCTGGCGCAAGAGACGGTGCAGACCGCGAAGAACGGCGGGTCGGTGGTAGCCGACACAATTTCCGGCATGCAACATCTGTCGGAAGCTGTTTCCAACTCGGCGACGATCATTGCCGAGCTGGGCAAGTCGTCCGATCAAATCGGGGAAATCGTGCGCGTCATTGAAGATATCGCCGATCAGACCAATTTGCTGGCGTTGAACGCGGCGATCGAAGCCGCCCGCGCCGGCGAACAGGGACGGGGATTCGCCGTCGTCGCCGACGAAGTCCGCAAGTTGGCGGAACGGACGACCAAAGCGACGAAGGAAATCGGCGATATGATCCGGCAGATTCAACACGATACCCGCGGCGCGGTCGATTCGATGCAGCAGGGAACGCAGAAAGTCAGTGGCGGTGTCGAACTGGTCAACAAGACCGGCGAAGCGCTCACCCGGATCGTGCAGATGGTGTCCGAAAGCGCGGATATGATTCGCCAGATTGCCGTGGCCTCAGAAGAGCAGTCGGTGGCCACGCAGCAAATCGCCAACGACATTGAGAATGTCGCGAAGGTGACGAAGGAATCCGCGTCAGGCGCCAATGAGTCGGCCAAAGCGAGCCATGACCTCAGCCAGTTGGCCGTTGAGCTGCAAGGGATTGTGGGATCGTTCAAGGTGTGA